Part of the Clostridium sporogenes genome, TAGTTATAGATATAAGAGGTGGGAAATTTTTCGATGACCTATTTGAAAGTTTAAAATATTTAAAAGAAGAGGGATATAAATACGAGATTTTATTCTTAGATGCTTCCGATGAAGTTCTTATAAAAAGATTTAAAGAATCTAGAAGAAAGCATCCCTTATCACCGGATGGAAGAATTTTAAATGGTATATCTATGGAAAGAAATAGATTGCGTGAAGTAAAAGATAGGGCAGATAATATAATAAACACTTCAGAACTTGCAACTAGAGAGCTTAGAGAAGCCATAAATGAAATATATGGAGAACAGGATCAAATAGAAAACCAACTTATTATAACTGTATTATCTTTTGGATTTAAGTATGGAATTCCTTTAGATTCTGATTTAGTATTTGATGTAAGATTTTTACCTAATCCTTACTATATAAAAGAACTTAAAGAATATTCAGGTAAAGATAAAAAAGTAAGTGATTATGTAATGAGCTTTGATGTAACAAATAAGTTTGTAAATAGATTAGAGGATATGTTAGACTTTTTGATACCAAATTATTTTAAAGAGGGTAAAAGACAATTAATAATTTCTATAGGTTGTACTGGAGGTAGACATCGTTCAGTAGCTATTGCTAACGCTATATATGAAGGATTAAAATTAAAGGGACATAAAGTAAATATAGATCATAGAGA contains:
- the rapZ gene encoding RNase adapter RapZ, whose product is MRFVIVTGLSGAGKTQAIRSLEDLGFFCVDNLPPTLIPKFAEACYQTEGKIKKIALVIDIRGGKFFDDLFESLKYLKEEGYKYEILFLDASDEVLIKRFKESRRKHPLSPDGRILNGISMERNRLREVKDRADNIINTSELATRELREAINEIYGEQDQIENQLIITVLSFGFKYGIPLDSDLVFDVRFLPNPYYIKELKEYSGKDKKVSDYVMSFDVTNKFVNRLEDMLDFLIPNYFKEGKRQLIISIGCTGGRHRSVAIANAIYEGLKLKGHKVNIDHRDINEDIHKGGKKL